The Arthrobacter sp. NicSoilC5 genome has a window encoding:
- a CDS encoding helix-turn-helix domain-containing protein has protein sequence MTNLLHPEPRQRAALAGHERLGSDPGNLTPEIPGLRNLIKESWQRSASFKANPDNAAAPLAFDWEQLEDYRRQHPLAAIMPVINKLLVQPSHDSGLLVAVGDEVGRLLWVDGDPTLQRRAEGMMFVPGADWSEASVGTSAPGTALALGRGIQIAGAEHYQRAVHPWSCTAVPFHDPDSAAVLGVVDITGTATAVAPHTLSLVEATVAAAQAQLRVERLQLAAELARKPVRRRSPAAAARQGQGGVEGSLYRNSLQLLGRDQALLSLGGRTVSLSARHSEILALLSAHPEGLSAEELGLLLYPGEGSTITLRAEMVRLRKVIQQLSPDAVPGSRPYRLPLDLVPDTGQVLSCLQRGAHRIALEIYRGEVLPRSEAPGILDLRSRVSSLLREAVLTDGSAESLLKYAALPEARDDVVIRRAALRLLPPRSPKRAAVVADLERLEAELRA, from the coding sequence ATGACGAACCTGCTCCACCCTGAACCGCGCCAGCGTGCCGCGCTGGCCGGCCACGAGCGCCTGGGCTCGGACCCCGGCAACCTCACCCCCGAGATCCCCGGGCTGCGCAACCTCATCAAGGAGTCCTGGCAGCGGTCGGCAAGCTTCAAGGCCAACCCGGACAACGCGGCCGCGCCGCTGGCTTTCGACTGGGAGCAGCTGGAGGACTACCGGCGGCAGCATCCCCTGGCCGCGATCATGCCGGTCATCAACAAACTCCTGGTCCAGCCCAGCCATGACAGCGGGCTCCTGGTTGCGGTGGGTGACGAGGTGGGCAGGCTGCTGTGGGTGGATGGCGACCCTACCCTCCAACGCCGGGCCGAAGGCATGATGTTCGTCCCCGGCGCCGACTGGTCCGAGGCCAGCGTCGGCACCAGCGCTCCGGGCACCGCCCTTGCCCTGGGCAGGGGCATCCAGATCGCCGGCGCCGAGCACTACCAGCGGGCAGTCCACCCCTGGAGCTGCACCGCCGTCCCCTTCCATGACCCCGACTCAGCTGCCGTGCTCGGCGTCGTGGACATCACCGGGACGGCCACCGCGGTGGCGCCTCACACGCTGTCGCTGGTGGAGGCCACCGTTGCTGCCGCCCAGGCGCAGCTGCGGGTGGAGCGCCTGCAGCTTGCGGCGGAGCTCGCCAGGAAACCTGTACGACGACGGTCCCCGGCCGCAGCCGCCAGGCAAGGGCAGGGCGGCGTCGAAGGCAGCCTCTACCGGAACAGCCTGCAGTTGCTGGGCCGCGACCAGGCCTTGCTGAGCCTGGGCGGCAGGACCGTTTCCCTGTCCGCGCGGCACAGCGAGATCCTGGCCCTGCTGAGCGCGCATCCGGAAGGGCTCAGCGCCGAGGAACTGGGCTTGCTGTTGTACCCGGGGGAGGGCTCCACCATCACGCTCCGGGCCGAGATGGTCCGGCTGCGCAAGGTCATTCAGCAGCTGAGTCCCGACGCTGTCCCCGGCTCCCGCCCGTACCGGCTCCCGCTGGATCTGGTGCCGGATACCGGCCAGGTGCTCAGCTGCCTGCAGCGCGGTGCGCACCGCATCGCCCTCGAGATCTACCGGGGTGAGGTGCTTCCGCGCTCGGAAGCGCCAGGCATTCTCGACCTCAGGAGCAGGGTGTCCTCCCTGCTCCGGGAAGCGGTCCTCACGGACGGCAGCGCCGAGTCCCTGCTCA
- a CDS encoding FAD-dependent oxidoreductase codes for MSNHSETAANRPLRVAIIGAGPAGVYAADILTKSSGVKDGDFQVSIDLFEAYPAPYGLIRYGVAPDHPRIKGIVNALHKVLDRGDIRFLGNVTYGRDLTLHDFRAFYDAVIFSTGAIKDADLDIPGINLRGSFGGADFVSWYDGHPDVPREWPLEAKEIAVIGNGNVALDVARMLVKHPEELLTTEIPDNVYAGLKASPVTDVHVFGRRGPAQVKFTPLELRELSHMDDVDIVLYPEDFEFDDASDEAIRTNNQVKTMVNTLTNWLVEEHAESENPSSRRLHLHFLHSPVEVLDDGTGKVGGIKFERMQLDGTGNAKGTGEYVEYPVQAVYRAIGYHGSALDELEYDAKRGVIPNEGGRVLDADGNPVPGIYTTGWIKRGPVGLIGHTKGDALETIGFLLEDRLTLPAARNPDPQAIIDLLEERGIEYTTWEGWNKLDAHEAGLGAAWTGPEGLDHVVRERIKVVPREEMIRISRG; via the coding sequence GTGTCCAATCACAGCGAAACCGCCGCCAACCGTCCCCTCCGCGTCGCCATTATCGGCGCGGGACCGGCAGGAGTCTATGCTGCGGACATCCTCACCAAGTCCAGCGGGGTCAAGGACGGCGACTTCCAGGTCAGCATCGACCTCTTCGAGGCCTACCCGGCACCCTACGGCCTGATCAGGTACGGCGTGGCCCCGGACCATCCCCGGATCAAGGGCATCGTCAACGCCCTGCACAAGGTCCTGGACCGGGGCGACATCCGGTTCCTGGGCAACGTCACCTACGGCCGGGACCTCACGCTGCACGATTTCCGGGCCTTCTACGACGCCGTGATCTTCTCCACGGGCGCCATCAAGGACGCTGACCTGGACATTCCGGGCATCAATCTGCGCGGCTCCTTCGGCGGTGCCGACTTTGTGTCCTGGTATGACGGCCACCCGGACGTGCCCCGCGAGTGGCCGCTGGAGGCAAAGGAAATCGCGGTCATCGGCAACGGCAACGTGGCCCTGGACGTGGCCCGCATGCTGGTCAAGCACCCCGAGGAACTGCTCACCACCGAGATCCCGGACAACGTCTACGCCGGCCTGAAGGCGTCCCCGGTGACGGATGTCCACGTCTTCGGCCGCCGCGGCCCCGCCCAGGTCAAGTTCACCCCGCTGGAACTGCGGGAACTGAGCCACATGGACGACGTCGACATCGTCCTCTACCCCGAGGATTTTGAATTCGACGACGCCTCGGACGAGGCAATCCGCACCAACAACCAGGTCAAGACCATGGTGAACACCCTCACCAACTGGCTGGTGGAGGAGCATGCGGAGTCGGAGAACCCCTCGTCCCGCAGGCTGCACCTGCACTTCCTGCACAGCCCCGTTGAAGTGCTCGACGACGGCACGGGCAAGGTGGGCGGCATCAAGTTCGAGCGCATGCAGCTGGACGGGACCGGCAACGCCAAGGGCACCGGGGAGTACGTTGAATACCCTGTCCAGGCTGTCTACCGGGCCATCGGCTACCACGGCTCCGCGCTGGACGAACTGGAGTACGACGCCAAGCGGGGCGTCATCCCGAACGAAGGCGGCCGGGTCCTCGACGCCGACGGCAACCCCGTTCCGGGCATCTACACCACGGGCTGGATCAAGCGCGGACCTGTGGGCCTGATCGGCCACACCAAGGGCGATGCGCTGGAGACCATCGGCTTCCTGCTGGAGGACCGGCTCACCCTCCCGGCGGCCAGGAACCCGGATCCCCAGGCCATCATCGACCTGCTGGAAGAGCGCGGCATCGAATACACCACCTGGGAAGGGTGGAACAAGCTCGACGCCCACGAGGCGGGACTGGGTGCCGCCTGGACCGGACCTGAGGGCCTGGACCACGTGGTCCGCGAGCGCATCAAGGTGGTGCCGCGCGAGGAGATGATCCGCATTTCCCGCGGCTGA
- a CDS encoding TetR/AcrR family transcriptional regulator, which translates to MNMAGAGTRPYSSPKRATSAQETGRRILQATEDLFMEGPLADVTLGAVAARAGVTVQTIIRRFGDRAGLIDASAKAATARVDNQRSAVPPGDVPAAVDNLLEHYETTGALALKLLAEEQTSPVLAEITGGARRLHREWCRRVFAPFLDPLKGSPDHDRRLAQFVALCDVYTWKLLRLDAGLSRGQVARSLLEMLETFTRRP; encoded by the coding sequence ATGAATATGGCCGGGGCCGGAACCCGTCCCTACAGCTCCCCAAAACGGGCCACCTCCGCGCAGGAAACCGGGCGGCGGATCCTGCAGGCCACCGAAGACCTGTTCATGGAGGGGCCGCTCGCCGACGTCACCCTGGGCGCGGTGGCTGCCCGCGCCGGCGTCACCGTCCAGACCATCATCCGCAGGTTCGGGGACCGCGCCGGCCTCATCGACGCCAGCGCCAAGGCGGCCACGGCCCGGGTGGACAACCAGCGCAGCGCCGTTCCTCCCGGCGACGTGCCCGCCGCCGTCGACAACCTCCTGGAACACTACGAAACCACCGGCGCGCTGGCCCTGAAGCTGCTCGCCGAGGAACAAACCTCCCCCGTCCTGGCGGAAATCACCGGGGGAGCGCGCCGCCTGCACCGCGAATGGTGCCGCCGCGTTTTCGCCCCCTTCCTCGACCCCCTGAAGGGCAGCCCCGACCACGACCGCCGGCTGGCCCAGTTCGTCGCCCTCTGCGACGTCTACACCTGGAAGCTCCTGCGCCTGGACGCCGGGCTCAGCCGCGGCCAGGTGGCCCGCTCCCTGCTCGAAATGCTGGAAACCTTCACGCGGAGGCCCTGA
- a CDS encoding nucleotide disphospho-sugar-binding domain-containing protein has translation MSTVLAYTSPAIGHLFPMVPLLEELKARGHDVHIRTLPRQVPQLTESGFHAGPVDGRILAIEATDYRATNAKAALASSVETFAARARFDAPDLQRAIAGIRPDLLLIDINAWGARIFAEHSGLPWATFSPYTPPLPSRGTPPFGPGLAPLPGPLGMARDAVVRRLVIGAVEKLMLPRINALRDDISGGMLPPVTGADSMFRTAPLMLVATAGPFEYPHPDWAPDVRMIGALDWEPPAENPTWLGEATAPVVLVTTSSEYQADDAIVRTALAALAGEPYTVVATLPAAQAGSAGAARASGLDRFQPVPSNARLEHFVPHGPVLDRAAVAITHGGMGATQKALSKGVPVVVVPFGRDQHEVAARVVAADAGVRLSRKRLTPERLREAVHQALGKAPGARRVAEGYAAAGGAAAGADALEELVRAGR, from the coding sequence ATGTCCACCGTCCTTGCCTACACCTCGCCCGCCATCGGACACCTCTTCCCCATGGTTCCGCTGCTCGAGGAACTCAAGGCCCGAGGCCATGATGTCCACATCCGCACCCTGCCACGGCAGGTTCCCCAGCTCACGGAGTCAGGGTTCCACGCCGGGCCGGTGGACGGCAGAATTCTTGCGATCGAGGCCACGGACTACCGCGCCACAAACGCCAAGGCTGCCCTGGCCTCCAGTGTTGAGACCTTCGCGGCCCGTGCCCGGTTCGATGCCCCGGACCTGCAACGGGCCATTGCCGGGATCAGGCCGGACCTGCTGCTGATCGACATCAACGCCTGGGGTGCCCGAATATTTGCAGAACACTCGGGGCTGCCGTGGGCAACCTTCAGCCCCTACACCCCGCCGCTGCCGTCAAGGGGTACGCCCCCGTTCGGGCCGGGACTGGCTCCTTTGCCGGGGCCGCTCGGCATGGCCCGGGATGCGGTGGTGCGGCGCCTGGTGATTGGCGCCGTCGAAAAGCTGATGCTGCCCCGGATCAACGCCCTGCGGGACGACATCTCCGGCGGCATGCTTCCCCCGGTCACCGGCGCCGACTCCATGTTCCGCACCGCCCCGCTGATGCTGGTGGCCACCGCCGGGCCGTTCGAATATCCGCACCCGGACTGGGCTCCGGATGTGCGCATGATCGGCGCCCTGGACTGGGAGCCGCCGGCCGAAAATCCTACCTGGCTCGGGGAGGCCACCGCCCCGGTCGTCCTGGTGACCACGTCCTCCGAGTACCAGGCCGATGACGCCATTGTCCGGACCGCCCTGGCAGCCCTGGCCGGGGAGCCCTATACCGTCGTCGCCACGTTGCCTGCTGCCCAGGCCGGCTCTGCGGGTGCCGCCAGGGCGTCCGGCCTGGACCGCTTCCAGCCCGTTCCGTCCAATGCCCGGCTGGAACATTTCGTGCCGCACGGCCCTGTCCTCGACCGCGCCGCCGTTGCCATCACCCATGGCGGCATGGGGGCAACGCAGAAGGCCCTCTCAAAGGGAGTGCCCGTGGTGGTGGTCCCGTTCGGCCGCGACCAGCACGAGGTAGCCGCAAGGGTAGTGGCGGCCGACGCCGGCGTGCGGCTCAGCCGGAAGCGCCTCACTCCGGAGCGGCTCCGGGAAGCCGTCCACCAGGCCCTGGGCAAGGCGCCGGGGGCGCGACGGGTGGCGGAGGGCTACGCGGCCGCCGGGGGAGCAGCGGCGGGCGCGGACGCCCTGGAAGAGCTGGTCCGGGCAGGCCGGTGA
- a CDS encoding DNA topoisomerase IB, producing the protein MRLRRSNASGRGYRRVAAGKGFSYRDLDGSTLPPGPIRNRLESIGIPPAWTDVWIAPFDNGHIQATGVDAVGRRQYIYHPEWRERKDRVKFDRSLQLAESLPAARRLVTMDLRSEGFTRDRVLAGAFRMLDSGSLRVGSERYTNENGSRGLATLLCAHVQVRKDRISLRFPAKSGKDWESEIRDADLAALLRLLKRRGPNARLLAYKEGRSWRPVTSADINAYVKERTGSDFTAKDFRTLRGTVAAAESLARTGVQRTAAKRKRAISRAMYDAAETLGNTPSIARKSYVDPRVVDHYHDGETIDPKRLDSAEAELRALLYREGKVVALAAN; encoded by the coding sequence ATGAGGCTCCGGCGCAGCAACGCCTCGGGCCGCGGCTACCGCAGGGTGGCCGCCGGCAAGGGCTTCAGTTACCGGGACCTGGACGGCTCCACCCTGCCGCCTGGCCCCATCCGAAACCGCCTGGAAAGCATCGGCATCCCGCCGGCCTGGACCGACGTCTGGATCGCCCCGTTCGATAACGGCCACATCCAGGCCACCGGCGTGGATGCCGTGGGCCGCCGCCAGTACATCTACCATCCGGAGTGGCGCGAGCGGAAGGACCGGGTGAAGTTTGACCGGTCCCTCCAGCTTGCCGAATCGCTGCCCGCAGCCCGGCGGCTGGTCACCATGGACCTGCGCAGCGAGGGCTTCACCCGCGACCGCGTCCTGGCGGGGGCGTTCCGGATGCTGGACAGCGGATCCCTGCGGGTGGGCTCGGAGAGGTACACCAACGAGAACGGAAGCCGTGGGCTGGCCACGCTGCTGTGCGCCCACGTCCAGGTGCGCAAGGACCGGATCTCCCTGCGCTTCCCGGCGAAGAGCGGCAAGGACTGGGAATCGGAAATCCGCGACGCCGACCTCGCCGCCCTCCTGCGCCTGCTCAAGCGGAGGGGGCCGAACGCCCGGCTGTTGGCGTACAAGGAGGGCAGGTCCTGGCGTCCGGTCACCAGTGCGGATATCAACGCCTACGTGAAGGAGCGGACCGGCTCAGACTTCACCGCCAAGGACTTCCGGACCCTGCGCGGGACCGTGGCAGCTGCGGAAAGCCTGGCGCGGACCGGAGTCCAGCGGACGGCGGCCAAGCGGAAGCGGGCCATCAGCCGCGCCATGTACGACGCGGCGGAGACGCTGGGAAACACGCCCTCCATTGCGCGCAAGAGCTACGTGGACCCGCGGGTGGTGGACCACTACCATGACGGCGAAACCATCGATCCGAAACGGCTGGACTCGGCGGAAGCTGAGCTCAGGGCGCTGTTGTACCGCGAGGGCAAGGTAGTGGCCCTGGCCGCCAACTAG
- the rarD gene encoding EamA family transporter RarD → MDFVPTPEGTSPATPAVATTAAPAPPAPEGPRPVAKDSTAGMLFGIGAYVLWGLLPLYFFILMPAGAVEIVANRVVWSLLFCALLITVTRAWGVLAVALKDRRVFGSLALAAFLIAINWLTYTYGVTTGQAVETSLGYFINPLVSVLLGVLVLKERLRPLQWAAVGVGFVAVGVLTYSYGKLPWIALTLAFSFGLYGFVKNRVGSRVDAITSLSVETMVLAPLAAVAMVVLAAGGSSTLTSQGAGHFWLLLASGVITAVPLLFFGASARRLPMTTIGLLQYFAPVLQFLVALLVFREAMTVERWIGFGVVWLALLLLTLDMLRTARRNSLARRAAVRQGA, encoded by the coding sequence ATGGACTTCGTGCCCACGCCAGAAGGAACCTCCCCAGCCACGCCCGCTGTTGCCACCACCGCAGCACCCGCGCCGCCTGCGCCGGAGGGCCCCCGGCCCGTCGCCAAGGACTCGACGGCAGGCATGCTGTTCGGCATCGGCGCGTACGTTTTGTGGGGGCTGCTCCCCCTGTACTTCTTCATCCTGATGCCGGCGGGCGCCGTCGAAATCGTGGCCAACCGGGTGGTGTGGTCACTGCTGTTCTGTGCTCTCCTGATCACGGTGACCAGGGCGTGGGGCGTGCTCGCGGTGGCGCTGAAGGACCGCCGGGTCTTTGGTTCCCTGGCGCTGGCGGCGTTCCTGATCGCCATCAACTGGCTGACCTACACGTACGGCGTCACCACGGGGCAGGCCGTGGAAACGTCCCTGGGCTACTTCATCAACCCGCTCGTCTCTGTGCTGCTGGGTGTGCTGGTCCTGAAGGAAAGGCTGCGGCCGCTCCAGTGGGCCGCCGTCGGCGTCGGCTTCGTGGCGGTGGGCGTGCTCACCTACTCCTACGGGAAGCTGCCATGGATTGCCCTGACCCTGGCGTTCAGCTTCGGCCTGTACGGCTTCGTCAAGAACCGGGTGGGATCGAGGGTGGACGCCATCACCAGCCTCAGCGTGGAGACCATGGTGCTGGCCCCGTTGGCCGCCGTGGCCATGGTGGTCCTGGCCGCAGGCGGCAGCTCCACGTTGACCTCCCAGGGAGCGGGACACTTCTGGCTGCTGCTGGCATCGGGCGTGATCACCGCCGTCCCGCTGCTTTTCTTCGGTGCGTCCGCACGGCGGCTGCCCATGACCACCATCGGACTGCTCCAGTACTTCGCCCCCGTCCTGCAGTTCCTGGTGGCGCTGCTGGTTTTCCGGGAGGCCATGACCGTTGAGCGCTGGATCGGTTTCGGGGTGGTGTGGCTGGCCCTGCTGCTGCTGACCCTGGACATGCTCCGGACGGCGCGCAGGAACTCGCTCGCCCGCAGGGCAGCGGTCCGCCAAGGCGCCTGA